Proteins encoded by one window of Lathyrus oleraceus cultivar Zhongwan6 chromosome 1, CAAS_Psat_ZW6_1.0, whole genome shotgun sequence:
- the LOC127131961 gene encoding pentatricopeptide repeat-containing protein At1g62930, chloroplastic, which produces MSFLRYVACVSFPNSRSYSHCLQHFNDDAVDAVSLFNRLLQTKPTPPAIEFGKILGSLVKAKHYPTVVSLSQQMELSRVTPDFVTHNIIINSLSQLGHITFAFSVLGKILKRGYLPDAITLTAFIKGFCLKGELHKALQFHDKVVARGFHFNQVSYGTLINGLCKLGETTAALQLLRRVDGKLVQPDVVMYTTIIDSMCKDKLVNNACDLYSEMVVKRISPNVFTYNALINGFCIVGRLKEAIYLFNKMTLEKIYPDVYTFSILVDAFCKEGKVKEAQNVLAMMIKKDIKLNVVTYNSLMNGYCHANEVSKANDIFNIMSKRGVIADVWSYSTMIVGFCKVKMVDEAINLFKEMRCRKIIPNTVTYSSLIDGLCKSRKISHALELVEEMHDRGQPPDIITYTSILDALCKSHHVDKAIALLRKVQDQGIRPNLYTYTILMTGLCRDGRLKNAQEIFQDLLSKGYNIDVFAYTVMIKGFCDKGYFDEALALLSKMKKNGLIPNAKIYEIIILSLFKKNENDMAEKLLREMIMRGLL; this is translated from the coding sequence ATGTCGTTTTTAAGGTATGTTGCTTGTGTTTCCTTTCCCAATTCTAGATCATACTCTCACTGTCTCCAACATTTCAATGATGATGCTGTTGATGCTGTTTCCTTGTTCAATCGATTGCTCCAAACGAAACCCACCCCACCCGCCATTGAATTTGGCAAGATTTTAGGTTCTCTTGTCAAAGCCAAACATTATCCCACTGTTGTTTCCCTTTCTCAACAGATGGAATTGAGTAGAGTTACTCCTGATTTTGTAACTCacaacatcatcatcaattcTCTCTCTCAATTAGGTCATATTACTTTTGCTTTTTCTGTTTTGGGGAAGATTCTCAAGAGGGGTTATCTCCCAGATGCTATAACCTTGACTGCATTCATCAAGGGTTTCTGTCTCAAAGGTGAACTTCATAAAGCATTGCAATTTCATGACAAGGTGGTAGCTCGCGGATTTCATTTCAACCAAGTTAGCTATGGGACATTGATCAATGGTTTATGTAAACTTGGAGAAACAACTGCAGCACTACAGTTGCTCAGACGAGTTGATGGAAAGTTGGTTCAACCTGATGTGGTAATGTACACTACGATTATTGACAGCATGTGCAAAGATAAACTTGTTAACAATGCATGTGATTTATATTCTGAAATGGTTGTTAAGAGAATTTCTCCTAATGTTTTCACTTACAATGCTTTAATTAATGGCTTTTGCATTGTTGGTAGATTGAAAGAAGCAATTTATTTGTTTAATAAAATGACATTGGAAAAAATCTACCCGGATGTGTATACTTTTAGTATATTGGTTGATGCTTTTTGTAAGGAAGGAAAGGTGAAAGAAGCACAAAATGTGTTAGCTATGATGATTAAAAAAGACATTAAACTTAATGTTGTTACGTATAACTCTTTAATGAATGGATATTGTCATGCAAATGAAGTGAGCAAGGCCAATGATATATTCAACATTATGTCCAAAAGGGGAGTGATTGCTGATGTTTGGAGCTACAGTACCATGATAGTTGGATTTTGTAAGGTTAAAATGGTGGATGAAGCTATTAATCTCTTCAAAGAAATGCGTTGCAGAAAAATCATTCCCAATACGGTAACTTACAGCTCCCTTATTGATGGTTTGTGCAAATCGAGGAAAATCTCACATGCTTTAGAGCTTGTCGAAGAGATGCATGATAGAGGTCAACCCCCGGATATAATTACTTACACCTCTATATTGGATGCTTTATGCAAAAGTCACCATGTTGACAAGGCAATTGCATTGTTAAGAAAAGTTCAAGACCAAGGTATTCGACCAAATTTGTATACATATACTATTCTTATGACGGGACTGTGCCGAGATGGAAGGCTTAAGAATGCACAAGAGATTTTTCAAGATCTTTTAAGTAAAGGCTACAATATAGATGTCTTTGCATATACTGTTATGATCAAAGGGTTTTGTGACAAGGGCTATTTTGATGAAGCCTTGGCCTTGCTgtcaaaaatgaaaaagaatggCCTCATTCCAAATGCTAAAATTTATGAAATAATTATTCTTTCGTTGttcaaaaaaaatgaaaatgataTGGCGGAAAAACTTCTTCGTGAAATGATTATGAGAGGTCTATTGTAA